From Streptomonospora salina, the proteins below share one genomic window:
- a CDS encoding Eco57I restriction-modification methylase domain-containing protein, whose protein sequence is MLVAAFGRADTELRSRGEPDLSDVDAHEVYRGAVSVMMRVVFVLFAEERGLLPSDNDLYAKAYSAGGLNAELERRALEGSEDELQNTYTAWHRLLALFQAVYAGVDHPRLQMHAHDGSLFDPQAFAWMPLIIDDQTVLHMLNAVQHVEVGTGKNKERRTLSFRALDVEQIGYVYEGLLSYDGFRAGELVVGLVGKEGREEEVPLRRLEELAARHTDVAALAEAAAAEFKDSGIGSKRALEKKLAPLSGQEKEEARSLLLAVTRRDYPLAERLLPFYRMLRTDLRGLPMVVMSGELYVTESALRKNTGTHYTPRFLAEEVVEGALEPLVYEPGPLQTADKDTWRLKSSEQILGLKVADIAMGSAAFLVAAARYLGARLIEAWTAENDPRVREHAEAGAGGAAQGGVGAGASASTDDDPLVIEARRHVIEHCLYGVDINPMAVEMAKLSLWLVSMDPRRPFTFLDDRLAAGDSLLGITSIEQLEYMHMDPKKGRELHEEGALVDFTAGVRELVSEVAETRRELAEIDGTSLEGLQRKREALREAEEKTGQAKLLADLTVGAALANAGHGERALARGSLEAAELGQRAVEGDGAEARSAAAEWLDIERPVGSFPRRPIHWPLMFPEVFADRGFNSIIGNPPFLGGSKISGSMGPSYRDILTLDIANNKKGNADLIAFFVLRAHQLLSSNGQSGIIATNTLSQGDTREVGLDQLSTQEITIRRATKSSPWPSKSAALEFCTVWTSVSKPSTTAKITLDGQPVRAITPTLSPESRSTGNPHKLNANIKIAFQASKIDGLGFTLSEETAKEWISQDPKNRDVLFPFLNGKDLNTISTHDASRWVIDFRNWPHEKALQYKKPYEQTRRLVKPERENNNRKIRRERWWVFAETAPGLYSAISNLSSVIALTRVNRFVLPARISTGPVFSEAVVIFASGSSALLATLSGSLHYWWAKSHASSMKADLRYTPSDVFETFPLPPLTEELRTLGDRLDTYRRDVMLSRQSGLTKTYNMVFDPTVTDSDIQELRDIHRAIDEATVRAYGWEDRVESVGGLDHGFHQVGGHETRYTIGPAAQREILDSLLELNHERYAEEEAQGLHDKKNKKSKGKADDEGTLF, encoded by the coding sequence ATGCTGGTCGCCGCCTTCGGCCGCGCCGACACCGAGCTGCGCTCCCGCGGCGAGCCCGACCTGTCCGACGTCGACGCCCACGAGGTCTACCGCGGCGCGGTGTCGGTGATGATGCGCGTGGTGTTCGTGCTGTTCGCCGAGGAGCGCGGGCTGCTGCCCTCCGACAACGACCTGTACGCCAAGGCGTACTCCGCGGGCGGGCTCAACGCGGAACTGGAGCGGCGCGCACTGGAGGGCAGCGAGGACGAGCTGCAGAACACCTACACCGCCTGGCACCGGCTGCTGGCGCTGTTCCAGGCGGTGTATGCGGGCGTGGACCACCCCCGGTTGCAGATGCACGCCCACGACGGGTCGCTGTTCGATCCGCAGGCGTTCGCGTGGATGCCGCTGATCATCGACGACCAGACGGTGCTGCACATGCTCAACGCGGTGCAGCACGTGGAGGTCGGCACCGGCAAGAACAAGGAGCGGCGCACGCTGTCGTTCCGCGCGCTGGACGTCGAGCAGATCGGCTACGTGTACGAGGGCCTGCTGTCCTACGACGGGTTCCGGGCCGGTGAACTGGTCGTCGGGCTGGTCGGCAAGGAGGGCCGCGAGGAGGAGGTGCCGCTGCGGCGCCTGGAGGAGCTGGCGGCCCGGCACACCGACGTTGCGGCGCTGGCGGAAGCGGCGGCCGCCGAGTTCAAAGACTCGGGGATCGGGTCGAAGCGGGCGCTGGAGAAGAAGCTGGCGCCGCTGTCCGGGCAGGAGAAGGAGGAGGCGCGCAGCCTGCTGCTCGCCGTCACGCGCAGGGACTACCCGCTGGCCGAACGGCTGCTGCCGTTCTACCGGATGCTGCGCACCGACCTGCGGGGCCTGCCGATGGTGGTGATGTCCGGCGAGCTGTACGTGACCGAGTCGGCGCTGCGCAAGAACACCGGCACGCACTACACGCCGCGCTTCCTCGCCGAAGAGGTCGTGGAGGGCGCGCTGGAGCCGCTGGTCTACGAACCGGGACCGCTGCAGACCGCCGACAAGGACACGTGGCGGCTGAAGTCCAGCGAACAGATCCTGGGCCTGAAGGTCGCCGACATCGCGATGGGCTCGGCCGCCTTCCTGGTGGCGGCCGCCCGCTACCTGGGCGCCCGGCTGATCGAGGCGTGGACCGCCGAAAACGACCCGCGCGTGCGCGAGCACGCGGAAGCGGGCGCGGGCGGTGCCGCACAGGGGGGTGTGGGCGCCGGCGCGAGCGCGAGCACCGACGACGACCCGCTGGTGATCGAGGCGCGGAGGCACGTCATCGAGCACTGCCTGTACGGGGTGGACATCAACCCCATGGCGGTGGAGATGGCCAAGCTGTCCCTGTGGCTCGTGTCGATGGACCCGCGGCGCCCATTCACCTTCCTGGACGACCGGCTGGCGGCGGGGGACTCGCTCCTGGGGATCACGTCGATCGAGCAGCTCGAATACATGCACATGGACCCGAAGAAGGGCCGGGAACTGCACGAAGAAGGCGCACTGGTCGACTTCACAGCGGGTGTCCGGGAGCTGGTGAGCGAGGTCGCGGAGACCCGGCGGGAGCTGGCGGAGATCGACGGGACGTCGCTGGAAGGGTTGCAGCGCAAGCGCGAGGCCCTGCGCGAGGCGGAAGAGAAGACGGGGCAGGCGAAACTGCTCGCGGACCTGACCGTGGGGGCGGCGCTGGCCAATGCGGGACATGGTGAGCGGGCGTTGGCGCGGGGATCGCTGGAAGCCGCGGAACTGGGGCAGCGGGCGGTTGAAGGGGATGGTGCAGAGGCGCGTAGCGCGGCGGCGGAGTGGTTGGATATCGAGCGCCCGGTTGGGAGCTTCCCACGCCGGCCGATCCACTGGCCTCTCATGTTCCCCGAGGTATTTGCTGACAGAGGATTCAATTCCATAATTGGAAACCCACCATTTTTGGGAGGCTCCAAGATAAGCGGATCCATGGGGCCGTCATACCGAGACATACTTACATTGGATATCGCAAATAACAAGAAGGGAAACGCCGATCTAATCGCCTTCTTCGTTCTTCGCGCACACCAATTACTGAGCAGCAATGGCCAAAGCGGCATTATAGCAACAAACACCCTCTCTCAGGGCGACACAAGGGAAGTTGGACTCGACCAGCTCTCCACCCAAGAAATAACCATCCGAAGAGCTACAAAAAGCTCTCCTTGGCCGTCAAAGTCTGCCGCCTTAGAGTTCTGCACAGTCTGGACGTCAGTAAGCAAACCAAGCACCACGGCAAAAATCACCTTGGATGGCCAGCCAGTCCGAGCAATCACCCCCACCCTTAGCCCGGAGTCGCGAAGCACAGGAAATCCTCATAAACTGAACGCCAACATCAAGATAGCATTCCAAGCATCAAAAATCGATGGACTTGGATTTACACTTTCAGAGGAAACCGCCAAAGAATGGATCTCCCAAGATCCCAAGAATAGGGATGTCCTTTTTCCGTTTTTGAACGGAAAAGATTTAAATACGATCTCTACGCACGATGCAAGCCGCTGGGTAATAGACTTCAGAAACTGGCCTCACGAAAAAGCCCTTCAATACAAAAAACCTTATGAGCAAACTCGGCGACTCGTGAAGCCCGAGCGCGAAAACAATAACAGGAAAATCAGGCGTGAGCGATGGTGGGTCTTTGCGGAGACAGCACCCGGACTATACTCCGCCATTTCCAATTTGAGTAGCGTAATCGCATTGACCAGGGTCAATAGGTTTGTACTTCCGGCGAGAATTTCGACGGGCCCAGTATTCAGTGAGGCGGTCGTAATTTTTGCCAGTGGAAGTTCCGCATTACTCGCCACCTTGTCGGGGTCACTCCACTACTGGTGGGCGAAATCACATGCCTCCTCCATGAAGGCCGATCTCCGCTACACCCCCTCCGACGTCTTCGAAACGTTCCCCCTTCCTCCCCTCACCGAGGAACTCCGCACTCTCGGCGACCGGCTCGACACCTACCGCCGGGACGTCATGCTTTCCCGCCAATCCGGCCTCACCAAGACCTACAACATGGTCTTCGACCCCACCGTCACGGACTCCGACATCCAGGAGCTCCGCGATATCCACCGGGCCATCGACGAGGCCACCGTCCGCGCCTACGGGTGGGAGGACCGGGTCGAATCCGTCGGCGGCCTGGACCACGGTTTCCATCAGGTCGGGGGCCACGAAACCCGCTACACCATCGGTCCGGCCGCCCAGCGCGAGATCCTCGACAGCCTGCTGGAGCTGAACCACGAGCGCTACGCCGAAGAGGAAGCCCAGGGGCTGCACGACAAGAAGAACAAGAAGTCCAAAGGCAAGGCCGACGACGAAGGGACGCTGTTCTAG
- the drmD gene encoding DISARM system SNF2-like helicase DrmD yields the protein MPETTASPETPHVEIPETESLVAVRGQKWVVSGVDPVPPEPGAPPPPGGTVVTLQSVEDGRYGETLDVVWEIEPGRQILPSGSLPEVSPAHYDPPERLAAFLDSVRWSAVTSADVRTLQAPFRSGVAIEDYQLEPVARAVAAPRVNLLLADDVGLGKTVEAGLVAQELLLRHRSRRIMIVCPAGLTAKWKDEMFEKFGLDFTIIDSERCAQVRKDLGSAANPFKVYPQTIVSLPWLRGAKAQRLLDEVLPAGSEGTGYDSTGAAHERAFDLLILDEAHHVAPAAPKQVYAVDSQQTKLVRRLAPHFTHRLFLSATPHNGYQASFTALLEILDDQRFARGVSADRGAVKDTVVRRLKRDITDADGNPRFAERDARAIPVAYPDSEREIHGLLTRFARARRDKLTTKGGRKATDLVTLLLKKRLFSSPAALAHTVQVYLETLRSRGRGPAELADDALDEDAPEWLDEFFDDVAAYGDEELAQAEDDALEGTRPLQPDADDDEESLLVRMRDWALAHEAQPDAKATQLIEYLTAVCKPDEHWTDERVVVFTEYRDTLDWLRGLLHQQGLGGDRVEVLHGGMDTDERERLRLAFQKDPAQHPVRILLATDAASEGIDLQRHCHRLVNYDIPFNPNKLEQRIGRIDRYGQTMTPEVRHFVGTGWEGAVDSYEADLEFLSRVATKVAAMEEDLGSVNAVLSDAVQRRMLGQNASVDVAAAGQGRPTLPAESDVGGQVRKLRADLDKTVDQLGLRPERIKRVVDTALELARQQPLRQHTDEKHLAEGLYDVPALTGSWVRATAGLTEKLAGAGAGAGSGSGTGDGGGGGRKAKLPEPRRLPVTFDQETARDRDDVVLAHLNHPLVAMSTRLLRAAVSNDRVGLDRVTAVVSDDPELEDVLVGAYSRFVLVGADGVRLHEEVLEAGGWAPAEGRFRRLENLGTLRGILDRALTGGRPLPEPVWHRIAQRWPRIGDGLRNAVERRKQTRQESLRKGLEQREQAERDRITAVIDHFAASLRDALAEGSGDAEDALFSTADVRETNQTREEREQYRKDRANWERRLAGLDAERDRELDAIAARYSRQEPHSFPVAVVFVVPQREAIR from the coding sequence ATGCCTGAGACAACCGCATCCCCCGAGACACCCCACGTCGAAATACCCGAGACCGAATCGCTCGTCGCGGTACGCGGCCAGAAGTGGGTGGTCAGCGGCGTCGATCCCGTTCCCCCCGAACCGGGCGCCCCGCCTCCGCCCGGCGGGACGGTCGTCACCCTGCAGAGCGTCGAGGACGGCCGCTACGGCGAAACCCTCGACGTCGTCTGGGAGATCGAACCCGGCCGCCAGATCCTGCCCAGCGGCTCGCTGCCCGAGGTCTCCCCCGCCCACTACGACCCGCCCGAGCGCCTGGCCGCGTTCCTGGACTCGGTGCGCTGGTCGGCCGTCACCTCCGCAGACGTGCGCACCCTGCAAGCACCCTTCCGCTCCGGTGTGGCCATCGAGGACTACCAGCTGGAGCCGGTCGCCCGCGCCGTCGCCGCGCCCCGCGTGAACCTGCTGCTGGCCGACGACGTGGGCCTGGGCAAAACCGTCGAGGCCGGGCTGGTCGCCCAGGAGCTGCTGCTGCGCCACCGCAGCCGGCGCATCATGATCGTCTGCCCCGCCGGTCTCACGGCGAAGTGGAAAGACGAGATGTTCGAGAAGTTCGGCCTGGACTTCACGATCATCGACTCCGAGCGCTGCGCCCAGGTCCGCAAGGACCTCGGCAGCGCCGCCAACCCGTTCAAGGTCTACCCGCAGACCATCGTCAGCCTGCCGTGGCTGCGCGGCGCCAAGGCCCAGCGGCTGCTCGACGAGGTGCTGCCCGCCGGGAGCGAGGGCACGGGCTACGACAGCACCGGCGCCGCCCACGAGCGCGCGTTCGACCTGCTGATCCTGGACGAGGCCCACCACGTGGCCCCGGCCGCACCCAAGCAGGTCTATGCGGTGGACTCCCAGCAGACCAAGCTGGTGCGCCGCCTGGCCCCGCACTTCACCCACCGGCTGTTCCTGTCGGCCACCCCGCACAACGGCTACCAGGCGTCGTTCACCGCGCTGCTGGAGATCCTCGACGACCAGCGCTTCGCCCGCGGCGTGTCCGCCGACCGCGGCGCCGTCAAGGACACGGTGGTGCGCCGCCTCAAGCGCGACATCACCGACGCCGACGGCAACCCGCGCTTCGCCGAGCGCGACGCCCGCGCGATCCCGGTCGCCTACCCCGACAGCGAGCGCGAGATCCACGGGCTGCTGACCCGCTTCGCCCGGGCGCGCCGCGACAAGCTCACCACCAAAGGCGGCCGCAAGGCCACCGACCTGGTCACCCTGCTGCTGAAGAAGCGGCTGTTCTCCAGCCCGGCCGCTCTGGCCCACACCGTGCAGGTGTACCTGGAGACCCTGCGCTCGCGCGGCCGCGGGCCCGCCGAGCTGGCGGACGACGCGCTGGACGAGGACGCGCCGGAGTGGCTCGACGAGTTCTTCGACGACGTCGCCGCCTACGGCGACGAGGAGCTGGCCCAGGCCGAGGACGACGCGCTGGAGGGCACCCGCCCGTTGCAGCCCGACGCCGACGACGACGAGGAGTCGCTGCTGGTGCGGATGCGCGACTGGGCGCTGGCGCACGAGGCCCAGCCCGACGCGAAGGCCACCCAGCTGATCGAGTACCTCACCGCGGTGTGCAAACCGGACGAGCACTGGACGGACGAGCGCGTGGTGGTGTTCACCGAGTACCGCGACACCCTGGACTGGCTGCGCGGCCTGCTGCACCAGCAGGGCCTGGGCGGCGACCGGGTCGAGGTGCTGCACGGCGGCATGGACACCGACGAGCGCGAGCGGCTGCGGCTGGCGTTCCAGAAGGACCCGGCCCAGCACCCGGTACGGATCCTGCTGGCCACCGACGCCGCCAGCGAAGGCATCGACCTGCAGCGGCACTGCCACCGGCTGGTGAACTACGACATCCCGTTCAACCCGAACAAGCTGGAGCAGCGGATCGGCCGCATCGACCGCTACGGCCAGACCATGACCCCCGAGGTGCGGCACTTCGTGGGCACCGGCTGGGAGGGGGCCGTCGACTCCTACGAGGCCGACCTGGAGTTCCTGTCCCGCGTGGCCACCAAGGTCGCCGCGATGGAGGAGGACCTGGGCTCGGTCAACGCGGTGCTGTCGGACGCGGTGCAGCGGCGGATGCTGGGCCAGAACGCGAGCGTGGACGTCGCCGCGGCCGGCCAGGGCCGCCCGACGCTGCCCGCCGAGTCCGACGTCGGCGGCCAGGTGCGCAAGCTCCGCGCCGACCTGGACAAGACCGTGGACCAGCTGGGGCTGCGACCCGAGCGCATCAAGCGGGTCGTGGACACCGCCCTGGAGCTGGCCCGCCAGCAGCCGCTGCGTCAGCACACCGACGAGAAGCACCTGGCGGAAGGGCTGTACGACGTGCCGGCGCTGACCGGTTCGTGGGTGCGCGCCACCGCCGGGCTGACGGAGAAACTGGCCGGGGCCGGGGCCGGGGCCGGGAGCGGCTCCGGGACCGGTGACGGTGGCGGTGGCGGCCGGAAGGCGAAGCTCCCGGAGCCGCGCCGGCTGCCGGTGACCTTCGACCAGGAGACCGCGCGCGACCGCGACGACGTCGTACTGGCCCACCTCAACCACCCGCTGGTGGCGATGTCCACCCGGCTGCTGCGGGCGGCGGTGTCCAACGACCGGGTGGGCCTGGACCGGGTGACCGCCGTCGTCAGCGACGACCCGGAGCTGGAGGACGTGCTCGTGGGCGCCTACTCCCGGTTCGTGCTGGTCGGCGCGGACGGCGTGCGGCTGCACGAGGAGGTGCTGGAGGCCGGCGGCTGGGCGCCCGCCGAGGGCCGGTTCCGGCGCCTGGAGAACCTGGGCACGCTGCGCGGCATCCTCGACCGGGCGCTGACCGGGGGCCGCCCGCTGCCGGAGCCGGTGTGGCACCGCATCGCCCAGCGCTGGCCGCGCATCGGCGACGGGCTGCGCAACGCCGTCGAGCGGCGCAAACAGACCCGGCAGGAGTCCCTGCGCAAGGGGTTGGAGCAGCGCGAGCAGGCCGAGCGCGACCGCATCACCGCCGTCATCGACCACTTCGCCGCCAGCCTGCGCGACGCGCTGGCCGAGGGTTCCGGCGACGCCGAGGACGCGCTGTTCAGCACCGCCGACGTGCGCGAAACCAACCAGACGCGCGAGGAGCGCGAGCAGTACCGCAAGGACCGGGCGAACTGGGAGCGCCGGCTCGCCGGGCTGGACGCCGAACGCGACCGCGAGCTGGACGCGATCGCCGCCCGCTACAGCCGCCAGGAGCCGCACTCCTTCCCCGTCGCCGTCGTCTTCGTCGTTCCCCAGCGGGAGGCAATCCGATGA
- a CDS encoding SDR family oxidoreductase, producing MLVILVTGATGQLGSAVIDRLLERTDPAGVAALVRDPDKAAGIAARGVSVRVGDYDDPDALDRAMQGVDRVLLIAGTAPQARVQQHRNVIDAAQRAGVSLIGFAGRSMQNADASQTPLMGDYFATEDRIRSSGLPHALFRNGLYMDTVPLYVGGAGVFENGLRVPVGEGRVAYALRREMGEAIANAMLDHGGENRTYVVAAPVTYGFDDVAAALGEVSGRPLSYIRVTEEEYIAGAVRSGTPEEVANNVLGFYRDIRDNRLDETSGDLELLLGRRPAGLVEGLRELFSLPESTSPAP from the coding sequence GTGCTCGTGATCCTCGTCACCGGAGCCACCGGACAGCTCGGTTCGGCCGTCATCGACCGCCTGCTGGAGCGCACCGACCCCGCCGGGGTGGCGGCGCTCGTGCGCGACCCGGACAAAGCCGCCGGCATCGCGGCCCGGGGCGTCTCGGTCCGCGTCGGCGACTACGACGACCCCGACGCCCTCGACCGGGCCATGCAGGGCGTCGACCGTGTCCTGCTCATCGCGGGCACCGCCCCTCAAGCCCGGGTTCAGCAGCACCGGAACGTGATCGACGCCGCCCAGCGGGCGGGTGTGTCGCTGATCGGGTTCGCCGGCCGGTCGATGCAGAACGCGGACGCGTCGCAGACCCCGCTGATGGGCGACTACTTCGCGACCGAGGACCGGATCCGCAGCAGCGGCCTGCCGCATGCGCTCTTCCGCAACGGCCTGTACATGGACACGGTTCCGCTGTACGTCGGCGGTGCGGGGGTGTTCGAGAACGGCCTGCGGGTGCCGGTCGGCGAGGGCCGGGTCGCCTACGCGCTGCGCCGGGAGATGGGTGAGGCGATCGCCAACGCCATGCTCGACCACGGCGGCGAGAACCGCACCTACGTCGTCGCCGCGCCCGTGACCTACGGCTTCGACGACGTCGCGGCCGCGCTCGGCGAGGTGTCGGGTCGGCCGCTGTCCTACATCCGGGTCACGGAGGAGGAGTACATCGCGGGCGCTGTGCGGTCGGGCACCCCCGAGGAGGTCGCGAACAACGTCCTCGGGTTCTACCGGGACATCCGCGACAATCGGCTCGACGAGACCAGCGGCGATCTGGAGCTGCTGCTGGGGCGCCGGCCCGCCGGCCTCGTCGAAGGGCTGCGCGAACTCTTCTCCCTTCCCGAGTCCACCAGTCCGGCACCGTAG
- a CDS encoding DUF397 domain-containing protein produces the protein MERWTKSSYSNGTGANCVEVRNARAESDVVGVRDTQHRPLGHLDFPSGEWAAFLTAAKAAEV, from the coding sequence ATGGAGAGATGGACTAAGTCCAGCTACAGCAATGGGACCGGCGCGAACTGCGTAGAGGTCCGAAATGCGCGGGCGGAGTCTGATGTGGTCGGCGTCCGCGACACCCAGCACCGCCCGCTGGGGCACCTGGACTTCCCTTCCGGTGAGTGGGCGGCCTTCCTCACGGCGGCGAAGGCGGCCGAGGTGTAG
- a CDS encoding helix-turn-helix domain-containing protein, whose product MSREEQARWSRFGDELRKSRSSAGMTQRDLGSKVGLSHGMVGAIERAQRRPQKEQVEDFDTILATGGVLSQIWDELTTEWNVPAGFRDVLHLEQRSRQIREFNAQMLPGILQTPDYARALIRARKITASKEEVDHLVETRVGRLAKLREGSLPLLWCVVRQAALTPNLGDSAIVRGQLAHLIKLGTEGTARIQIIPDSAPAPAALCEAFRVMTLDGANTIGYVEHALGGEVKALPQQVEDLITFFETLLSEALSPSASLELIGTINGDHHGEMD is encoded by the coding sequence ATGTCCCGCGAAGAGCAAGCACGCTGGTCGAGATTCGGTGACGAGCTACGGAAAAGTCGTTCGTCAGCAGGGATGACGCAACGCGATCTCGGATCGAAGGTTGGCCTCTCCCATGGGATGGTCGGCGCTATCGAGCGGGCTCAGCGCCGACCACAAAAGGAACAAGTGGAAGATTTCGACACTATCTTGGCAACAGGCGGTGTCCTGAGCCAGATATGGGATGAACTCACCACGGAGTGGAACGTTCCCGCTGGCTTTCGCGACGTGCTGCACCTGGAGCAGAGGTCCCGACAGATCAGGGAGTTCAACGCCCAGATGCTTCCGGGCATCCTCCAGACGCCCGACTATGCGCGCGCCCTCATCCGAGCACGCAAGATCACGGCGTCGAAGGAGGAGGTAGACCACCTGGTCGAAACCCGTGTAGGGCGGCTCGCTAAGCTTCGCGAAGGGTCGCTTCCGCTGCTGTGGTGCGTGGTCCGCCAGGCTGCCCTGACCCCGAACTTGGGAGACTCCGCGATCGTCCGGGGACAGCTGGCACACCTGATCAAACTCGGAACGGAGGGCACCGCCAGGATCCAGATCATTCCCGATTCCGCACCTGCACCAGCGGCGTTGTGCGAGGCGTTCCGAGTAATGACCCTCGATGGGGCCAACACCATCGGGTATGTTGAGCATGCCCTGGGAGGAGAGGTCAAGGCGCTTCCGCAGCAGGTAGAGGACTTGATCACCTTCTTTGAGACGCTACTGAGCGAGGCCTTGTCCCCCTCGGCCTCGCTCGAACTCATAGGCACGATTAACGGTGACCACCATGGAGAGATGGACTAA
- a CDS encoding ATP-binding protein: MTPGNHTRTRTRTGTRTSARTHTRTFPGVASGVADSRHWLADLLRTATAPPVPEPVVDTAALLLSEAASNAVRHTASGSRPGGRFTVHLHTGADALTVDVEDDGAAATVPTLAAPGDDAESGRGLVLVDTFADAWGVPSRGGGLYFTLTRNDSPTVVQP, from the coding sequence ATGACCCCCGGAAACCACACCCGCACCCGCACCCGCACCGGCACCCGAACCTCCGCCCGCACGCACACCCGCACGTTCCCGGGTGTCGCCTCCGGCGTCGCCGATTCCCGGCACTGGCTGGCGGACCTCCTCCGCACAGCCACCGCCCCGCCCGTCCCGGAGCCCGTCGTCGACACCGCCGCGCTCCTGCTGTCCGAGGCCGCCTCGAACGCGGTGCGCCACACGGCGTCGGGCAGCAGGCCGGGCGGGCGCTTCACCGTGCACCTGCACACCGGCGCCGACGCGCTCACCGTCGACGTCGAGGACGACGGCGCCGCCGCCACCGTCCCGACGCTCGCCGCTCCCGGCGACGACGCCGAATCCGGGCGCGGGCTGGTGCTGGTCGACACGTTCGCCGACGCCTGGGGAGTTCCGTCCCGGGGCGGCGGCCTCTACTTCACGCTCACCCGAAACGACTCTCCGACGGTGGTGCAGCCATGA
- a CDS encoding helix-turn-helix domain-containing protein, translated as MTHVGARIERARMDAGTSQRALADRSGISQATLSRIISGERTAKMPEIVAIAWATGRTVAELAGVARTADRAQCAARATNGSDADGMRQKLLSFLELNDFLDDQAIPATIGGDTEDR; from the coding sequence GTGACGCATGTCGGCGCGCGGATCGAACGCGCCCGCATGGACGCAGGGACGAGTCAGCGCGCCCTTGCGGATCGATCGGGTATTTCGCAGGCGACCCTCTCGCGGATCATCTCCGGCGAGCGGACGGCGAAGATGCCCGAAATCGTGGCGATCGCGTGGGCCACCGGGCGTACGGTCGCCGAACTCGCGGGAGTCGCGAGGACGGCCGACCGGGCCCAGTGCGCGGCTCGGGCTACCAACGGCTCGGATGCGGACGGCATGCGGCAGAAACTGCTGAGCTTCCTGGAGCTGAACGACTTCCTGGACGATCAGGCCATCCCCGCCACCATCGGCGGCGACACCGAGGACCGTTGA
- a CDS encoding ImmA/IrrE family metallo-endopeptidase, producing MSTEEHGRAAALRFRREHHLGVQPLGDLVAIIEQVTGYDVAVLDAEPDEHGLTVRDPERGTVFIGVASTPNPMRQRSTLAHELGHVLFGDWLDSDTGHWSARRDEEIRADAFARHLLVPREGLQEFLGDREFASEADLSSVVQRFVVSPPIAAIALHGAGYIDTSAKREWLESRTPQLAFRFGWIDHYRALQADSQQTRAPQRLLARAITGYTEGILPAQSIANLRGITAEQAEKELEAAGVAPTVRPAAWSDAEDLPDVDVDLGALDELLNAPDDGGDSSDGTAKDDG from the coding sequence TTGAGTACCGAGGAGCACGGCCGCGCCGCCGCCCTGCGCTTCCGCCGGGAACACCACCTGGGAGTCCAGCCCTTGGGCGATCTCGTCGCCATCATCGAGCAGGTCACCGGGTACGACGTTGCGGTTCTGGATGCGGAGCCGGACGAGCACGGGCTGACGGTGCGCGACCCCGAGCGCGGCACCGTGTTCATCGGCGTGGCCTCTACGCCCAATCCGATGCGGCAGCGCAGCACACTCGCGCACGAACTCGGGCACGTGCTGTTCGGAGACTGGCTCGACAGCGACACGGGGCACTGGTCCGCCCGGCGCGACGAGGAGATCCGGGCCGACGCATTCGCCCGACACCTCCTCGTGCCGCGGGAAGGCCTGCAGGAGTTCCTCGGGGATCGCGAGTTCGCGTCCGAAGCCGATCTCTCGTCCGTGGTCCAGCGGTTCGTGGTCTCGCCCCCGATCGCCGCGATCGCACTGCACGGTGCGGGGTACATCGATACGTCCGCCAAGCGGGAATGGTTGGAGTCCCGTACACCGCAACTGGCGTTCCGGTTCGGGTGGATCGACCACTACCGTGCCCTGCAAGCCGACTCCCAGCAGACCAGAGCCCCGCAACGGCTCCTCGCCCGCGCCATCACCGGCTACACCGAGGGCATACTGCCGGCCCAATCCATCGCCAACCTCCGCGGCATCACCGCGGAACAAGCCGAAAAGGAACTCGAAGCGGCCGGGGTGGCCCCGACCGTCCGCCCGGCGGCGTGGTCCGACGCCGAAGACCTGCCGGACGTCGACGTCGACCTGGGGGCATTGGACGAACTCCTGAACGCCCCGGATGATGGCGGTGATTCTTCGGATGGGACAGCGAAAGACGACGGATGA